The genomic stretch GGGCGGGCTTGGGAGGTGCCCCCTGgtcgcccccgccccaccccgcgcTCCCTGGAAGGTGTTGGGGAGGCGGTAGAGGGACACCCCAAGCCTTTCGCTCCCGCCCCACTGTCTCTGACCTCAGGGACCCCATCCCACCCCTTGCCCAAATTCGCGCTCCAGCACGCCCCGCGGGCGCCTCCTGGTGGGAAACGACGGACATCCTGggcgcctggccctgcccagggtgCCCCGGTGACCCCAGGTGCGACCCCAGGCGGGACGGTGCTGGCACCTCGCGCCTCGCCATAGCCTTTTCGACCCCACGCAACCTGGGAAGCCCGCGAGTGGATGGCCAGGACGCCTCTGCCCTCCCCGGCTGCGCCCTCGGGGACAGTCCGCGCCCACCCCGGACGCCCCGGCCCGTCACTGACCCATCTTCTTCAGCGCGCGCAGCCCGGGCCTCCTGGCGCCGCACTCCGGGGACGCGGGCGGGAGCTCGAGGGGCGCTGCGGCCCGAGCGGGCACCGGGGGCTCCTCGGGCGGGCGGCGGCAGCTCCACCAGGGACCGCACAGCATGGCTcggtggggccggggccgggcccaGGGTCACGCGCGGGGGCAGGGCAGCGGGAACACCGTTCAGGCCCGGCCCCGGCTCTGCGCGCGATCCGGAGCGCAGAAACTTAGCGGCGCCGGGAAGGAGCCGGGAGGAGGAGACGGCGAAGGACGGCcggagggaggagctgggcggggggcgggccgcagggggcggggcgagggccgCACCGGGCGGCGGGGACCCCCGGCCCGGCGCGGGGGCGCCCCTGCGTCCGCCTTCGCGCCTCCCCAAGTGCCCCCGGGCTCCGGGCCGCAGGAGGGGCCCGGGTTCCCATTGCGGGGGAGGCTGCCCTGTGGCACCGTCGCCCCCTCCTTGGCGGGAGCCAGACAAGGGGCGCGTGTGCAGTCGGCTCGACCTCGGACGTGGGATCCCCGAAGAACCCGGAGCGGAGGCACgcggggcggggtgggcaggAACACGCTGGCAGTGACGTCATAGGgttcccctaccccacccccagcccgccACGCCGGCTGCCGCCCCCTCCGTGGGTAATCTCCACGCGGACTGGTCCGCGGAGAGCGAGGTGGCGCCAAGCCTGCAGACCCGGCCGCTGGTTCTGGGGTTCGAGGCTCGGGCAGGTTGGCCGCCCAGCCGCCGGACGCTGTGGAGGTGTCCGTGGCTCACCGCGGGACAGCGACGGCGCGCGGGCCCTGGTGACCGCGTCGGGGGTGCCCTGGCTGCAGTGGACCCCTGAGTCTGAGAGCGGCGCGGGGGTGTCCGGTGGCTGCGCTGCCCGCAGCGGGTGCCCGAGCCCGGGGCGGAGAGCCGGGAGCACACGGCCGCCGCTGGCCGACCCTCGCGGAAAGGACCTAGCTGTGCCACCTGCTTCCACGCACCACTGGTTCTCAGATGTCCTCAACTTGGGGACTCCGCGCCAAGGTCCTGAGTTTTGTTCCTATCAAGCCTTTGTCTTTGTACTTTTGACCGTGCTGTTCCTTCCTTCAGAAATAACCTCCCTGACCCTTTTCCTGGTTTGCTCTTAAATCTTCCAACAGCACCTGACTCCCCAGCCCCTTAAAAACCTGAAGAGCTGGGCTGAGCGGCTCGGATCCGCAGGGCCAGTTTCGGCGTAGGGACGCGGGTTTCCACCAGGGGGCGCGAGGACTCCGCCATCCTTCACTACGTCCACCAGGGGACGCTGCCGCCCGCCTGTGACCATCGCGGGATGGGGAGTGCTATCCGTGGATTAGCCCCGCCTGATTGGGAGAGGCGCGGTGAAGCTTTTTGCATAATCTTGAAAGGGCCGCGCTGAGTGGTTGCGGTATAAAAGAGGAATGTGAAACGGGCTCTCTCATTGGCTGAAAATTTCCCCCTCGCTCCGCGTCCCCATCCCGACCCGGCCGGACCCTGAGGTCAGTCGGAAGCCGCGGGTTGGTGGCGAGAGAGGACCCAGGTAGGAGCCCGGGCGGTGGGCGCCGCTGGGTGAGTGCCGGCCGGCCCGGGTGCGGGGGTCTGGCGGGAGGCCGCACGCCCCGCCCTGACTCCTGTCTTGCGCGTTCGCCTGTCCAGGAGTTGATGTACCCCGAAGAGGGCGCGTCTGGACACTGTCCGGCGCTGCGACCCTTGCCACCTGCCTCTCCGCCCACCGAGACCCTCGCCACCCTGGCCCCACCCACGCTGCCCTGAGGTGGGAAGAGGCATCTCAGCTGCAGCTTCGGACGTCCCGGGTGTCTCTCGGGCCCCTGGGCAGCTGAGTTTGCCCCTCTACAAAGTGCAGCCGTGGGTGGGAGCCAGGGTGGGCTCCGAGGCCTGCTCCCGCCGGGGCCCAGAGCCGCTCCGAGTGGGACCCCGCGGCTCGCAGCAGCATGGGCATCGAGAACGAAAGCCCGGGGCCGGACTGCCAGAAACAGTTCCAGGCTGCGGTCAGCGTCATTCAGAACCTGCCCAAGAACGGTAAGGCTGcgcctcccgccccctctcccgcTGGCGACTCCCGGTGGCCGGGGTCTCACTGCGGGGAGGAAGTGGCCCTGAAGCCGTCCAGTCCCTGCCGGAGCTGCCCTAGGGGGTCCCTTCAGCCACCTGGCTCGTGTCCAGACGCCTTGGGTGGGACCCTTCCCCAtctctgctgtctccaagggtggTCTCCTCTCGGAGCTGGGGCTGATGCTCTACGGCCCACTTCCGTCCCTCTGTCCAGGCTCTTACCGCCCGTCCTACGAAGAAATGCTGCGATTCTACAGCTACTACAAACAGGCCACCATGGGGCCCTGCCTGGTCCCCCGGCCTGGGTTCTGGGACCCCATCGGACGATATAAGTGGTGAGCTCCCCACCTGCGGGCAAGCAAGCCTGAGCCGCCCGCCGGCCTTCTCACTGCCCTTTGCCCCCCAGGGATGCCTGGAACAGCCTGGGCAAGATGAGCAGAGAGGAGGCCATGTCTGCCTACATCGCCGAGATGAAGCTGGTGGCACAGAAGGTAGGAGGGGGCTGCAGGTCCTCCGGCCCCGACTGCCTCCACCTGACAACCCTGAGGGGGCCACCACCTCCTGTGCCCCCACCAGCCACGCCTGGGTGCAGGCAGCGGCAGGCGGCAGGGTGGGGCGGAGGGACCCGGCCCCCGGGGGACAGGAGGCCAGCCCCTTTCCGATGGCACCCCTGCCCGCAGGTGATCGACACGGTGCCCCTGGGAGAGGTGGCAGAGGACATGTTTGCTTACTTCGAGCCCCTGTACCAAGTGATCCCCGATATGCCAAAGCCGCCAGAAGCCTTCCTGAGAAAGGTCACAGGTCAGGCCCCGGCCAGGAACCTGCAGGTGCTGAGTGAGCGGTCTCGGGTGTGGTCGAGGGGCTGCTCAGCTGGAgaggggctggaggcagagggccCAGGTGAGGCGCCCGTGAGGACCCCAGCAGGGCCCCAGCTTCTGCTCTCCCTGGGAAGTGCCGGCCtcttcccagccccacctccGCCTCCACGTGCTGTGTCTTGACAGGTTGGAAAGCACAGGTGCTGAATGGAGATGCGGGGGCTGTCCTGgagcctccctgccccctcaAGGAGCCGGCACCTCCAAGCCCAGGTTagggtgtgggcaggagggagagaggaccaGACCCAGGAGCCCGGGAGGGGAGAAGGCCGGGTGCCAGCTGTGTCCTTCACATCTCAGGGTCAGGCGCTGGGGTCCCTGtcccagggctcccacagggcCCACCTGAGCCTGTTGGGGCCATGTCTCATGCATCTCCCGAGCAGGTGCCTGTGCCCAGCGTCCTTGTCACTAACCCATCTGCGGCGTCCCCTCCCCAGAGGCTCAGCCACCCCGGGACCTGGACGCTGAGGTTTTCTGCGATtccctggagcagctggagcctgAGCTGGTGAGCCACCCCCTCCTGTCCTGTGGCCCCTTCCTGGCCGCTCCACCCCCACCTTTGCATCTGTGACTCGTCTCAGCAGGTCTGGCCAGAGCAGAGGGGTGCTGCTGGAGGGGAGCCCGCCACCGCGCACAGCCTGGTGACCCCCAGAGAGAAAGGTGAGCTCCTGCCCGACCTTTCAGCCCTCTCTGGGGTTCTGGTGCGCCAGGCCCTCTGCGGGCAGAGGTGGAAGTCCAGTGCAGGCcctggaggagcagccgggtgcAGTAAGGGCTGCCAAATGGTGACACTGCCTGCATGGGCTatgtccctgccctgggcctcacCCTGGGTCCACCCAGGACTCTGCACCCTCTgcgggtgctgggggtgggggagagtccaCCCAGCTCTCACCTATGGCTGCACAGCCTTGGACGTCGTCCTGTGTCTCCGGGCCTCCCATCTGGGAGTCTCCGCCCTGTCTACTTGGACaccttcctgtgtgccaggtccACTAAGGTGCACTTTCCCAAATATCACCTGCTTTATCCCTTAAGTAAGCAGCCCTGTCTGGGAGATGGCAGCGTTCGGGTGACAAAGTGAATGATTTGTCCTAAGTCACACAGACAGGAAGGGGCCATGCTGGGATTCAGACCCCGGCAGCCCATGACAGCCACGGGGGTGGACTCGGTACGAGGGACCCTGCTCTCCTCTGCCACTTCCTGGCCCCGGGCAGCCTCGGAGCTGCCTCCTGAGCCCTTCTTCCCTGGGTCTGTGCTCCGCAGAAGGGCTGGGGTGCAGCCTGCTGGGGCCCCAGGAGTTGGACACGTGGCTGCTGGGGACGGTCCGAGCCCTGCAGGAGAACATGTGGGACGTCCAGGGCAGGCTGCAGAGCCTGGAGAGCCTGCCCCCGGCCCCCGAGCAGGTGAgtgccccttccccacccaccgCGCAAGCCGGGGGCAGCACTGACTCAGCCTCTGTTCCGGGCTCCCCGGTGGGCCGCTGTTGTCCACACCTGCCCACCTCTGCCCCGAGAATGCTGTGGCTCAGTGCTGCAGGCCGGCAGGTCAGGGGGTCTGAAGTGCCCGTACCCCCTTCCCTGTTCACCCCATCCACCTCCCCCCAGGAGGCAGAAGGGCTGTGATGCAGCTCGAGGTCCCTCTTGTCCTCCtgccagcactttttttttttttttttaagatttctttatttattaagggcagagtgatagagaggagaaacagagggggtggggtcttccacttgctggttcactccccaaatgtccaccaacagccagggctgggccaggacaaagccaggaccctggaactccacccaggtctcccacgtgggtgcaggggcccaggcacttgggccgtcctctactgcgttcccaggcgcattagcagggagctggatcggaagtggagcagcagccaggacttgaacctgtactcaCATGAGATGTGGGGATCCCAAGTGGcggcctaacccactgcgccagcaTGCTGGTCCCACCAGCCACGACTCTGTTCCAGGTTTGGGGTTTGTCCCCCTGCAGTCCAGCCCTTGCATCCTCCAGCCCCTCCCGTCCTGTCCTAGGTCTGAGGACCTTACACCCAGGCTCCTGCCAAACACTTGATCGTAGctaaaaggccgagaagcgatgctCCTGCCAAACAGCAGCTGCCATTCCTGGTGCCCGTGTGCCAGACCCTAGCACTCTCCCGTTTATGCCCCCAGTCCCCCATGAGATTCCTCGTCTCCTTGATGTACAAGGGGAAACCAAGGCGCAGAGAGGTTGAGTAACTAGCCTAAGGGCACACAGCCTGGGAGACCCAAGGCCCGCAGGTGCCTCCGCTTTGCCCGGCACGCAGAAGACTTTCTCCAGTGGGGCCTGTAGTTATTACCATTGCTATGAGGTGATGGAGCCGGGGGTGGCCCCGAGTCTGTCTCCCCCCATCAGCATGAGTGGGTCTGTTCTTGAGAAGCCAGGGAGAGTGGGCTGGCTGTGGGGCCTCTGCCCCAGTGGCCGCGAGCCATGCTGGCAGAGATGTCGTCAGATCCGCAGTGGCTAACATTTCAACAGGtcccccagcccagagctggctCACTTCATTTTGTAAGCCATTTGCTCGTTTTAAATGCTGGTTTTAAAGCGGATCAGACACATCATGATGTCAGATGCTCACTCTGAAGTCCCTGGGCTTGCATCGCCCCTAGCTAGCCAACACAGCAGCTCTCTATCACCCACAActactggtttttttcttttcttttttttttcttttttttaattttttttttttttgacaggcagagtggacagtgagagagagacagagagaaaggtcttcctttttaccgttggttcaccctccaatggccgccacggtaggcgcgctgcggccggtgcaccgcgctgatccgatggcaggagccaggtgcttctcctggtctcccatggggtgcagggcccaagcacttgggccatcctccactgcactccctggccacagcagagagctggcctggaagaggggcaactgggacaggatcggtgccctgaccgggactagaacccagtgtgctggcgccgcaaggcggaggattagcctactgagccacggcgccggccctgtttgtttttttttaaggtttatttatttgaaaggcaaagttacagagcgagggagagagacagagagagatcttccatctgttggtgcactccccaaatagcagcaacactcggggctgggccaggccaaagccaggagccaggagcttccttggggtctcccacatgggtatcaccCACAATTATTAATCCCTTCATACCACCAGATACCCAGTCCAAAGGCGCATTCCCCCAGGGGTCGGGAACTGCCCGTCCCGCCACTCTGCCGTCTGCCGGTGCCAGCTCACACAGCACACCTGGCTCCTCCGTGGTGCCAGTCTCGTCTTGCCCCACCCTGACTCAAGGGCCAGTGACCAGGCCCGCTAGTTGGGGTCTGATGACATTCCTgcggctcctgcctcctgctgtgaACTGGCCAGACACAGCAGAGGTGACAATCCTCCCACGAAGGCCCATGAGTTACCTGCATGCCCTGGGTGGCGCCCCACCAGCCACTGTAGCCTGGGCCACTGGCACGAATGAGGGGTGATCTGATCCCACTGTTCAAAATCATGAGAGCCAGGGAAGACCCAGTTTCCTGTTCCTGTCAACCTGCTTGACGCTgccatttaaaaaacaacaacaaaatatttgaaaggcagcgtgacagaggcaaagggagagacagcgagaaagagaTTCCCCCATCtaatggtgcactccccagatggctgcaacagttgaagccaggagcctggaattccctctgggtctcccatgtgcatggcaggggtccaagtacttgggtcaaactccactgccttcccaggcacagagcaaggagctggactggaagtgggaagAAGACTCAGACCAGCTCCTCAGAATAcagggtgccggcgtcgcaggcggtggctttaatcCATCCTCCCCAATGCTGGCCCTTGGACAGTTTGGGTACCTTTAATCGGAATCAGTAATTGATTTaatgattggaaaaaaaaaaaagaggttggcTTTTAAATTCTCCTATTTCGGTAACATTTATGAACTATCCATTTCTGTCGAGTTTCCCTGAAATACAGTGCCTTATGGAAAGACAGGATAAGTGCTTAGTTCTTTCtcaattatctatttttaaagtaagGAGTGGATTTAAAAGCCACCACGCTGGTGACGGGTTTCCAGTATTCCCTTTTTTTGAGTGTCAGTATGGACTCATGCTTCTGAAGACTCATCGCCAGGCTCACGCCcaccactgtggccagcgtgggtgtgtgtgtgtgcgtgtgtgtctgtgtccttggCACACCACCACCTCTGGAAGCTCCCGGCTGTCGGCTACAAGAAGCCCGCATTCCCCCCTCCCTTGCCTGCCCCAGCACGGGAGTCAGCCACCAGGAGAGCACTTAGAAAGGAACCTCTGACACCCTGGGGCCCCGTTAGAAGTGCACTCCAGTCCCTTAGCACACAGGGTCTGCGGTGCCCACCGGGAGGGTCGCGGCCTTGCGGCCCAGAGCGCgcagcccctgctgcctctcctgggACCGCCCTGGGGGGTCGGAAGtggacaggagctgggagccccacCTGCCGGGGACACACCGGGGACACACCGGGAATGGCTTCCCTTCCAGCCCTGCCGCTGGGGGCAGGCTCTCGCAGTGGCCTGCAGAGTTCTGGACGGGGCCCCTGGGGGCGGCGGTGGGGTTGCTGCGGCCGAGCGTCCGCTGGCCCCTGACTCCTCCCTCTTGGTAGCAGAGGCCACGGCCCAGGGCTCGCCCTTGGCCCCTCAGGCTCTCGGCGCCCAcgctgctcttcttcctgctgtggcccttCGTCGTCCAGTGGCTCTACCGACAGTTTCGGACCCAGAAGAGGTGACTCCGAAGGCGGGGATCTCAGCCAGCCGAGGAGCCCCTGGCCCGCGGCGCGCCGGCTGCCCTAAGGCTTAGGAGAACCGCTGTGACCCCACCACCGCCCACCACCATTTGCCTTGGCACCCCCTGCGctcacggcggggggggggggcttaggACCTCGCCCTTCACTGCGGCTTCGCACGCACGCacgtcccctccccgcccccgggccGGCGGCGCTCCGGAGGGGCCGGGACTCGGGGCAGGGCGGCCaggcccggcccctgccctcGCCACCCTCTGGTCACCtgactgcccctcccaccccggcctCGCCCCGCCGAGCCACGGCTCTTGGGCAAGTTGGGACTTGGGCCGCGGCCTGGGAGGACGATTGGCCGGGGCTGCGGGAGCGAGGCCTGGAGGCCGAGGCGAGGTGGGAGGAGCGCGCAGGcccgggggcgcggggcgcggggggggcgcccatctccctcccccggccgcccccgccccctgcacaCTCAGGACGTCTTCACGACCCAGTCACTTACAGATGAatgtttcactaaataaaaagaaaccttcaccttctgcctcctggggccCCGCGGAcggagcgggggcggggggcgcacgAGGCCCAggtccccccccgccccctcccccgcgcccCGGCGGCCCGCGCGGGTATTTCTGAATGAGGAATATTTTCCCTCCTCGGCAAACGAGGGGAAAACAGGCGTCGGCCTGCAGGGGAGGAGGGCGCAGGagcgcccggggcggggcggggggcggcctgggcgcggccccgcccccacatCCCGTCGGGGGCGCGGGAGGGGTGGGGTCCTGAGACCCCAGCCTCGGAAGTGGCCGCTGGCGCCTCCTCAGCTGCTCGTTCCCGGTGCCACCTCCCCCCAGGACCTGGGCGCGCGGGGAAGGTGGGGCCCGGCAGAGCCTCCGCCTCGCCCCTCGGCGGCCCGGGAGCCCCGTCGGGGTTGGCCGAGCGCCCGCGTGCAGACCTCGGCGTGGCGCGGCCCCCTGGCTTTTGAACTTTTCCCCACCGCAATGCCCGGCGCCCTTGGCTTCCCTCTGGTCAGCCAGCTCTGCTGGCCTCCGTGGGCCGGCCTGGCCCTAGCCACAGGCCATATTCAGCGGTGAACTGGCCCACTCGAGCGTCTCCTGCTCTGCGCGGAGGGCATTCGCCAGGGTCCCCACCCgcggggggcggcgggcggcAACAGCCCCAGCCACCCCCGGAGCCCCAGCATCCGAAGGCCCCTGGCTGAAGACCTGTAGGCTCCTGAGTGCCCTTTCCCGCCCCGGCCTCGCCGTGGCCTGCACGGGCGCTTGGAAGCCGCAGTCCCACTCTTTGGCCCGCGTTGTCAGGGTGGGGCGAGCCCTCAGCGCACTCCGAGAGCCCCTGCCCGGGGTGGCCAGCAGGGCGGCCGAATCAGCCACTGCTGCCGAGGGTGGGCATCGCGCCCCGGGAGGGGACCCGCCGGGCGCTGCGGGCCGCTCACCGGCACACGAGCTGCGCCAGGGTGGCCAGGATTCTTCGCTGCTCTGAGCCCGTGCCGCCTTGTTTGAGAAATCGGGATAAGTCCTTCTCCACAGGGCAGTCCTGGGCTCGGCTACCGCTGGGGGTGTAACATGGCAGCCAAAGGGTTGGGACTCAGCTAACAGTAAGGTTCCCCGGCCGCCTCTGACAGAATTCTAGAACTGCGCGGCCTGACCTGAGCCTGCCCACTCCTCCCCAGCGTGGAGCAGAAGCCAGTGGCACCCTGAGCCGAGCTCGGCTGCCCCTTCCGGATCTGACCGAGAgtcccccctgccccccaggaaATGCGGGGACACCTGGGAGGCTTCCCATTGCCTCGGCCCGTTCTCTGCAAAACCCCTCTTCTCCAGGGAGCCTGCAGAAACACGGGCCAGAGCAGGCTTCTCGGGTAGGAAG from Lepus europaeus isolate LE1 chromosome 18, mLepTim1.pri, whole genome shotgun sequence encodes the following:
- the ACBD4 gene encoding acyl-CoA-binding domain-containing protein 4 isoform X4, giving the protein MGIENESPGPDCQKQFQAAVSVIQNLPKNGSYRPSYEEMLRFYSYYKQATMGPCLVPRPGFWDPIGRYKWDAWNSLGKMSREEAMSAYIAEMKLVAQKVIDTVPLGEVAEDMFAYFEPLYQVIPDMPKPPEAFLRKVTGQAPARNLQVLSERSRVWSRGCSAGEGLEAEGPGWKAQVLNGDAGAVLEPPCPLKEPAPPSPEAQPPRDLDAEVFCDSLEQLEPELQVWPEQRGAAGGEPATAHSLVTPREKEGLGCSLLGPQELDTWLLGTVRALQENMWDVQGRLQSLESLPPAPEQQRPRPRARPWPLRLSAPTLLFFLLWPFVVQWLYRQFRTQKR
- the ACBD4 gene encoding acyl-CoA-binding domain-containing protein 4 isoform X6; the encoded protein is MGIENESPGPDCQKQFQAAVSVIQNLPKNGSYRPSYEEMLRFYSYYKQATMGPCLVPRPGFWDPIGRYKWDAWNSLGKMSREEAMSAYIAEMKLVAQKVIDTVPLGEVAEDMFAYFEPLYQVIPDMPKPPEAFLRKVTGWKAQVLNGDAGAVLEPPCPLKEPAPPSPEAQPPRDLDAEVFCDSLEQLEPELVWPEQRGAAGGEPATAHSLVTPREKEGLGCSLLGPQELDTWLLGTVRALQENMWDVQGRLQSLESLPPAPEQAQSKELDWKWEEDSDQLLRIQGAGVAGGGFNPSSPMLALGQFGYL
- the ACBD4 gene encoding acyl-CoA-binding domain-containing protein 4 isoform X3; translated protein: MGIENESPGPDCQKQFQAAVSVIQNLPKNGSYRPSYEEMLRFYSYYKQATMGPCLVPRPGFWDPIGRYKWDAWNSLGKMSREEAMSAYIAEMKLVAQKVIDTVPLGEVAEDMFAYFEPLYQVIPDMPKPPEAFLRKVTGQAPARNLQVLSERSRVWSRGCSAGEGLEAEGPGWKAQVLNGDAGAVLEPPCPLKEPAPPSPEAQPPRDLDAEVFCDSLEQLEPELQVWPEQRGAAGGEPATAHSLVTPREKEGLGCSLLGPQELDTWLLGTVRALQENMWDVQGRLQSLESLPPAPEQIPSPKAHSPRGRELPVPPLCRLPVPAHTAHLAPPWCQSRLAPP
- the ACBD4 gene encoding acyl-CoA-binding domain-containing protein 4 isoform X7, whose product is MGIENESPGPDCQKQFQAAVSVIQNLPKNGSYRPSYEEMLRFYSYYKQATMGPCLVPRPGFWDPIGRYKWDAWNSLGKMSREEAMSAYIAEMKLVAQKVIDTVPLGEVAEDMFAYFEPLYQVIPDMPKPPEAFLRKVTGWKAQVLNGDAGAVLEPPCPLKEPAPPSPEAQPPRDLDAEVFCDSLEQLEPELVWPEQRGAAGGEPATAHSLVTPREKEGLGCSLLGPQELDTWLLGTVRALQENMWDVQGRLQSLESLPPAPEQRPRPRARPWPLRLSAPTLLFFLLWPFVVQWLYRQFRTQKR
- the ACBD4 gene encoding acyl-CoA-binding domain-containing protein 4 isoform X2; translation: MGIENESPGPDCQKQFQAAVSVIQNLPKNGSYRPSYEEMLRFYSYYKQATMGPCLVPRPGFWDPIGRYKWDAWNSLGKMSREEAMSAYIAEMKLVAQKVIDTVPLGEVAEDMFAYFEPLYQVIPDMPKPPEAFLRKVTGQAPARNLQVLSERSRVWSRGCSAGEGLEAEGPGWKAQVLNGDAGAVLEPPCPLKEPAPPSPEAQPPRDLDAEVFCDSLEQLEPELVWPEQRGAAGGEPATAHSLVTPREKEGLGCSLLGPQELDTWLLGTVRALQENMWDVQGRLQSLESLPPAPEQAQSKELDWKWEEDSDQLLRIQGAGVAGGGFNPSSPMLALGQFGYL
- the ACBD4 gene encoding acyl-CoA-binding domain-containing protein 4 isoform X1; translation: MGIENESPGPDCQKQFQAAVSVIQNLPKNGSYRPSYEEMLRFYSYYKQATMGPCLVPRPGFWDPIGRYKWDAWNSLGKMSREEAMSAYIAEMKLVAQKVIDTVPLGEVAEDMFAYFEPLYQVIPDMPKPPEAFLRKVTGQAPARNLQVLSERSRVWSRGCSAGEGLEAEGPGWKAQVLNGDAGAVLEPPCPLKEPAPPSPEAQPPRDLDAEVFCDSLEQLEPELQVWPEQRGAAGGEPATAHSLVTPREKEGLGCSLLGPQELDTWLLGTVRALQENMWDVQGRLQSLESLPPAPEQAQSKELDWKWEEDSDQLLRIQGAGVAGGGFNPSSPMLALGQFGYL
- the ACBD4 gene encoding acyl-CoA-binding domain-containing protein 4 isoform X9 — its product is MGIENESPGPDCQKQFQAAVSVIQNLPKNGSYRPSYEEMLRFYSYYKQATMGPCLVPRPGFWDPIGRYKWDAWNSLGKMSREEAMSAYIAEMKLVAQKVIDTVPLGEVAEDMFAYFEPLYQVIPDMPKPPEAFLRKVTGWKAQVLNGDAGAVLEPPCPLKEPAPPSPEAQPPRDLDAEVFCDSLEQLEPELQVWPEQRGAAGGEPATAHSLVTPREKEGLGCSLLGPQELDTWLLGTVRALQENMWDVQGRLQSLESLPPAPEQQRPRPRARPWPLRLSAPTLLFFLLWPFVVQWLYRQFRTQKR
- the ACBD4 gene encoding acyl-CoA-binding domain-containing protein 4 isoform X5 translates to MGIENESPGPDCQKQFQAAVSVIQNLPKNGSYRPSYEEMLRFYSYYKQATMGPCLVPRPGFWDPIGRYKWDAWNSLGKMSREEAMSAYIAEMKLVAQKVIDTVPLGEVAEDMFAYFEPLYQVIPDMPKPPEAFLRKVTGQAPARNLQVLSERSRVWSRGCSAGEGLEAEGPGWKAQVLNGDAGAVLEPPCPLKEPAPPSPEAQPPRDLDAEVFCDSLEQLEPELQVWPEQRGAAGGEPATAHSLVTPREKEGLGCSLLGPQELDTWLLGTVRALQENMWDVQGRLQSLESLPPAPEQRPRPRARPWPLRLSAPTLLFFLLWPFVVQWLYRQFRTQKR
- the ACBD4 gene encoding acyl-CoA-binding domain-containing protein 4 isoform X8, whose translation is MGIENESPGPDCQKQFQAAVSVIQNLPKNGSYRPSYEEMLRFYSYYKQATMGPCLVPRPGFWDPIGRYKWDAWNSLGKMSREEAMSAYIAEMKLVAQKVIDTVPLGEVAEDMFAYFEPLYQVIPDMPKPPEAFLRKVTGQAPARNLQVLSERSRVWSRGCSAGEGLEAEGPGWKAQVLNGDAGAVLEPPCPLKEPAPPSPEAQPPRDLDAEVFCDSLEQLEPELQVWPEQRGAAGGEPATAHSLVTPREKEGLGCSLLGPQELDTWLLGTVRALQENMWDVQGRLQSLESLPPAPEQAH